In Brachypodium distachyon strain Bd21 chromosome 2, Brachypodium_distachyon_v3.0, whole genome shotgun sequence, one genomic interval encodes:
- the LOC100846799 gene encoding E3 SUMO-protein ligase SIZ1 isoform X3: protein MSADSYGFARKLDLICCRRVRPRPPAPSSLLFPDGAVPISSHSSSPNQTPNSHRSDSDSPTPAAATCSGSGLAAMASTCKDKLAYFRIKELKDVLAHLNLPKHGKKQELVDRILALLSDDQGQWHLGRGHKNVSSKEVVAGVVDDIYSKMQVHGPPDLLSQTQVGLDFNHRKPRMEQEHSCQSDTNSRCLCGQPFVLGNVVKCDDCQVQQHMACVLIPEKPTEGLVPEVPAHFYCQLCRLSRADPFWVTTGYPLLPVRLMFSDIANDGNVSQSVDKTFLLSRSEMQTVQGAEYDIQVWCMLLNDKVQFRMHWPQYAELQVNGIQVRVVPRPISQLLGNNGRDDGPVITTLCREGQNKIFLSSVDTRQFCFGIRIARRRTVDQVLKLVPKEADGESFEDSLARVCRCLRGGNTTDDADSDSDLEVVADFFPVSLRCPNSGSRIRTAGRFKTCAHMGSFDLQTFVELNQRSRKWQCPTCLKNYSVESMIIDRYFNRITSLVQNCSEDVTEIDVKPDGSWRVKGDVEDIELAQWHLPDGSLCNVKQDSNLVAGDVNQFKEGGSYDGSESSKIGSKGNLDLNGFWEVSKADDIKPSMAVSQIKNIEYNVPNIVPMSSSHTGVYRDGDYLSVSECSTQFGLSLINGHELDSFSHKFGQMYKTDDRPQKQLKDADVIVLSDSDEENALVVSPPAAYDTDTANIDGFGFSVTAGRVAENCQEAGEVGRLGLFSDNSDIFDINPWPMHSCTQPEQGFHFFGTDIDAANTLVDSRNFSDVALNAYTHDCNADTSMVHDLSNCDGRTKSLVDNLLPFNNDDSSLRIFLPSQPSSVPAREERNECDSMSNGVQHDGWISLSLGAGGGGNEQSETAHTLNPQPQIPLKERSDAAGSLLSLNDDRYNKDTSNTRAGNLFSHALEPRSVKPRLRLSIDGDSE from the exons ATGAGCGCGGATTCGTACGGCTTTGCGAGAAAACTGGATTTGATTTGCTGCCGACGCGTCCGTCCCCGTCCCCCCGCGCcgtcttctcttctctttcccgACGGCGCCGTCCCAATCTCGTCTCACTCCTCCTCACCAAACCAAACCCCAAATTCGCATCGATCCGACTCCGATTcaccgacgccggcggccgccacaTGCTCTGGATCGGGCCTCGCCGCCATGGCTTCCACCTGCAAG GATAAGCTGGCCTACTTTAGGATCAAGGAGCTCAAGGATGTCCTGGCGCACCTCAACCTACCCAAGCACGGGAAGAAGCAG GAACTCGTCGACAGGATCCTCGCGCTGCTCTCGGACGATCAAG GCCAGTGGCATCTTGGACGAGGGCACAAAAACGTGTCCAGCAAGGAGGTAGTGGCAGGAGTAGTTGATGATATTTACAG CAAGATGCAAGTGCATGGTCCTCCCGATCTGTTATCTCAGACCCAGGTTGGGCTAGATTTCAACCATAGAAAACCCAGAATGGAACAAGAGCACTCTTGCCAGTCGGACACCAACTCTCGCTGCCTTTGTGGTCAACCATTTGTTCTTGGGAATGTGGTCAAG TGTGACGATTGCCAAGTACAGCAGCATATGGCCTGTGTACTAATTCCAGAGAAGCCTACAGAGGGTTTAGTACCTGAAGTTCCTGCCCATTTCTATTGTCAGTTGTGTCGGCTAAGCCGAGCAGACCC ATTTTGGGTGACTACTGGATATCCATTACTACCTGTGAGACTGATGTTCTCAGATATTGCAAATGATGG GAATGTTTCTCAGAGTGTGGATAAAACATTTCTACTCTCTCGATCTGAGATGCAAACTGTTCAGGGAGCTGAATATGATATTCAG GTTTGGTGTATGCTTCTAAATGATAAAGTTCAGTTCAGGATGCACTGGCCTCAGTATGCAGAATTACAAGTAAATG GTATACAGGTGCGAGTAGTTCCCAGGCCTATTTCTCAGTTACTGGGGAATAACGGACGGGATGATGGGCCGGTG ATAACAACCTTGTGCCGAGAAGGAcagaataaaatatttttatcaAGTGTTGACACTCGacaattttgttttgggatCAGAatagcgaggaggaggacagtTGACCag GTTCTAAAGTTGGTGCCGAAGGAAGCTGATGGCGAGTCTTTTGAGGATTCTCTTGCTCGTGTTTGTCGCTGCCTCAGAGGTGGAAATACTACAGATGATGCTGACAGCGATAGTGATTTGGAAGTGGTTGCTGACTTCTTTCCAGTCAGCCTGCGTTGTCCT AATAGTGGATCCCGGATCAGGACCGCAGGAAGGTTCAAGACTTGTGCTCACATGGGTTCTTTTGATCTGCAAACTTTTGTAGAACTGAATCAACGGTCGCGGAAG TGGCAATGTCCAACATGTCTAAAGAATTATTCCGTTGAGAGCATGATCATTGATCGGTATTTCAATCGAATCACTTCTCTG GTTCAGAATTGCAGTGAAGATGTTACTGAGATAGATGTGAAGCCTGATGGCTCTTGGCGTGTGAAGGGTGATGTTGAAGATATTGAATTAGCTCAATGGCACTTGCCTGATGGTTCCCTTTGCAATGTGAAACAAGACAGTAATCTTGTTGCTGGTGATGTAAACCAGTTTAAGGAAGGTGGTAGTTATGATGGATCTGAAAGTTCAAAAATTGGAAGCAAGGGAAATCTAGATCTTAATGGATTCTGGGAAGTTAGTAAAGCTGATGACATAAAGCCCTCGATGGCTGTAAGtcaaattaaaaatattgAATACAATGTTCCGAACATTGTGCCTATGAGCAGCAGCCATACTGGGGTTTACAGAGATGGGGACTACCTTAGTGTGAGCGAGTGCAGCACACAGTTTGGTCTATCTTTGATAAATGGACATGAGCTAGATAGTTTCTCTCACAAGTTTGGTCAGATGTACAAAACAGATGATAGACCACAGAAACAGCTTAAAGATGCAGATGTCATTGTTCTCAGTGATTCTGATGAAGAAAATGCTTTGGTAGTATCTCCACCAGCTGCCTATGATACGGACACTGCTAACATTGATGGTTTCGGTTTTTCTGTCACTGCTGGAAGAGTTGCTGAAAATTGCCAGGAGGCTGGCGAAGTCGGGCGTCTTGGTTTGTTCAGTGACAACAGTGATATTTTTGACATAAATCCCTGGCCGATGCATTCCTGTACCCAGCCAGAGCAAGGCTTCCATTTCTTTGGAACTGATATTGATGCTGCAAATACTTTAGTTGATTCTCGTAATTTTTCTGACGTGGCACTAAATGCTTATACCCATGACTGTAATGCTGATACTTCTATGGTTCATGATCTTTCTAATTGTGATGGCCGCACGAAAAGCTTAGTTGATAACCTGTTGCCTTTCAACAATGATGATTCTTCTTTGCGAATTTTTCTTCCTAGCCAACCATCTAGTGTTCCTGCTCGGGAAGAACGGAATGAGTGTGATAGCATGTCAAATGGGGTCCAGCATGATGGTTGGATATCTCTTTCACTAGGTGCAGGTGGAGGTGGTAATGAACAGTCTGAGACAGCACATACTTTGAACCCACAACCGCAAATTCCATTGAAAGAGAGAAGTGATGCTG CAGGTTCTCTTCTCAGCTTGAATGATGACAGGTATAACAAAGATACTTCCAATACAAGGGCTGGAAATCTATTTTCTCATGCACTGGAGCCTCGATCTGTTAAGCCTCGACTACGGCTATCAATTGACGGTGATTCTGAGTAG
- the LOC100846799 gene encoding E3 SUMO-protein ligase SIZ1 isoform X1: MSADSYGFARKLDLICCRRVRPRPPAPSSLLFPDGAVPISSHSSSPNQTPNSHRSDSDSPTPAAATCSGSGLAAMASTCKDKLAYFRIKELKDVLAHLNLPKHGKKQELVDRILALLSDDQGQWHLGRGHKNVSSKEVVAGVVDDIYSKMQVHGPPDLLSQTQVGLDFNHRKPRMEQEHSCQSDTNSRCLCGQPFVLGNVVKCDDCQVQQHMACVLIPEKPTEGLVPEVPAHFYCQLCRLSRADPFWVTTGYPLLPVRLMFSDIANDGRNVSQSVDKTFLLSRSEMQTVQGAEYDIQVWCMLLNDKVQFRMHWPQYAELQVNGIQVRVVPRPISQLLGNNGRDDGPVITTLCREGQNKIFLSSVDTRQFCFGIRIARRRTVDQVLKLVPKEADGESFEDSLARVCRCLRGGNTTDDADSDSDLEVVADFFPVSLRCPNSGSRIRTAGRFKTCAHMGSFDLQTFVELNQRSRKWQCPTCLKNYSVESMIIDRYFNRITSLVQNCSEDVTEIDVKPDGSWRVKGDVEDIELAQWHLPDGSLCNVKQDSNLVAGDVNQFKEGGSYDGSESSKIGSKGNLDLNGFWEVSKADDIKPSMAVSQIKNIEYNVPNIVPMSSSHTGVYRDGDYLSVSECSTQFGLSLINGHELDSFSHKFGQMYKTDDRPQKQLKDADVIVLSDSDEENALVVSPPAAYDTDTANIDGFGFSVTAGRVAENCQEAGEVGRLGLFSDNSDIFDINPWPMHSCTQPEQGFHFFGTDIDAANTLVDSRNFSDVALNAYTHDCNADTSMVHDLSNCDGRTKSLVDNLLPFNNDDSSLRIFLPSQPSSVPAREERNECDSMSNGVQHDGWISLSLGAGGGGNEQSETAHTLNPQPQIPLKERSDAAGSLLSLNDDRYNKDTSNTRAGNLFSHALEPRSVKPRLRLSIDGDSE, from the exons ATGAGCGCGGATTCGTACGGCTTTGCGAGAAAACTGGATTTGATTTGCTGCCGACGCGTCCGTCCCCGTCCCCCCGCGCcgtcttctcttctctttcccgACGGCGCCGTCCCAATCTCGTCTCACTCCTCCTCACCAAACCAAACCCCAAATTCGCATCGATCCGACTCCGATTcaccgacgccggcggccgccacaTGCTCTGGATCGGGCCTCGCCGCCATGGCTTCCACCTGCAAG GATAAGCTGGCCTACTTTAGGATCAAGGAGCTCAAGGATGTCCTGGCGCACCTCAACCTACCCAAGCACGGGAAGAAGCAG GAACTCGTCGACAGGATCCTCGCGCTGCTCTCGGACGATCAAG GCCAGTGGCATCTTGGACGAGGGCACAAAAACGTGTCCAGCAAGGAGGTAGTGGCAGGAGTAGTTGATGATATTTACAG CAAGATGCAAGTGCATGGTCCTCCCGATCTGTTATCTCAGACCCAGGTTGGGCTAGATTTCAACCATAGAAAACCCAGAATGGAACAAGAGCACTCTTGCCAGTCGGACACCAACTCTCGCTGCCTTTGTGGTCAACCATTTGTTCTTGGGAATGTGGTCAAG TGTGACGATTGCCAAGTACAGCAGCATATGGCCTGTGTACTAATTCCAGAGAAGCCTACAGAGGGTTTAGTACCTGAAGTTCCTGCCCATTTCTATTGTCAGTTGTGTCGGCTAAGCCGAGCAGACCC ATTTTGGGTGACTACTGGATATCCATTACTACCTGTGAGACTGATGTTCTCAGATATTGCAAATGATGG AAGGAATGTTTCTCAGAGTGTGGATAAAACATTTCTACTCTCTCGATCTGAGATGCAAACTGTTCAGGGAGCTGAATATGATATTCAG GTTTGGTGTATGCTTCTAAATGATAAAGTTCAGTTCAGGATGCACTGGCCTCAGTATGCAGAATTACAAGTAAATG GTATACAGGTGCGAGTAGTTCCCAGGCCTATTTCTCAGTTACTGGGGAATAACGGACGGGATGATGGGCCGGTG ATAACAACCTTGTGCCGAGAAGGAcagaataaaatatttttatcaAGTGTTGACACTCGacaattttgttttgggatCAGAatagcgaggaggaggacagtTGACCag GTTCTAAAGTTGGTGCCGAAGGAAGCTGATGGCGAGTCTTTTGAGGATTCTCTTGCTCGTGTTTGTCGCTGCCTCAGAGGTGGAAATACTACAGATGATGCTGACAGCGATAGTGATTTGGAAGTGGTTGCTGACTTCTTTCCAGTCAGCCTGCGTTGTCCT AATAGTGGATCCCGGATCAGGACCGCAGGAAGGTTCAAGACTTGTGCTCACATGGGTTCTTTTGATCTGCAAACTTTTGTAGAACTGAATCAACGGTCGCGGAAG TGGCAATGTCCAACATGTCTAAAGAATTATTCCGTTGAGAGCATGATCATTGATCGGTATTTCAATCGAATCACTTCTCTG GTTCAGAATTGCAGTGAAGATGTTACTGAGATAGATGTGAAGCCTGATGGCTCTTGGCGTGTGAAGGGTGATGTTGAAGATATTGAATTAGCTCAATGGCACTTGCCTGATGGTTCCCTTTGCAATGTGAAACAAGACAGTAATCTTGTTGCTGGTGATGTAAACCAGTTTAAGGAAGGTGGTAGTTATGATGGATCTGAAAGTTCAAAAATTGGAAGCAAGGGAAATCTAGATCTTAATGGATTCTGGGAAGTTAGTAAAGCTGATGACATAAAGCCCTCGATGGCTGTAAGtcaaattaaaaatattgAATACAATGTTCCGAACATTGTGCCTATGAGCAGCAGCCATACTGGGGTTTACAGAGATGGGGACTACCTTAGTGTGAGCGAGTGCAGCACACAGTTTGGTCTATCTTTGATAAATGGACATGAGCTAGATAGTTTCTCTCACAAGTTTGGTCAGATGTACAAAACAGATGATAGACCACAGAAACAGCTTAAAGATGCAGATGTCATTGTTCTCAGTGATTCTGATGAAGAAAATGCTTTGGTAGTATCTCCACCAGCTGCCTATGATACGGACACTGCTAACATTGATGGTTTCGGTTTTTCTGTCACTGCTGGAAGAGTTGCTGAAAATTGCCAGGAGGCTGGCGAAGTCGGGCGTCTTGGTTTGTTCAGTGACAACAGTGATATTTTTGACATAAATCCCTGGCCGATGCATTCCTGTACCCAGCCAGAGCAAGGCTTCCATTTCTTTGGAACTGATATTGATGCTGCAAATACTTTAGTTGATTCTCGTAATTTTTCTGACGTGGCACTAAATGCTTATACCCATGACTGTAATGCTGATACTTCTATGGTTCATGATCTTTCTAATTGTGATGGCCGCACGAAAAGCTTAGTTGATAACCTGTTGCCTTTCAACAATGATGATTCTTCTTTGCGAATTTTTCTTCCTAGCCAACCATCTAGTGTTCCTGCTCGGGAAGAACGGAATGAGTGTGATAGCATGTCAAATGGGGTCCAGCATGATGGTTGGATATCTCTTTCACTAGGTGCAGGTGGAGGTGGTAATGAACAGTCTGAGACAGCACATACTTTGAACCCACAACCGCAAATTCCATTGAAAGAGAGAAGTGATGCTG CAGGTTCTCTTCTCAGCTTGAATGATGACAGGTATAACAAAGATACTTCCAATACAAGGGCTGGAAATCTATTTTCTCATGCACTGGAGCCTCGATCTGTTAAGCCTCGACTACGGCTATCAATTGACGGTGATTCTGAGTAG
- the LOC100846799 gene encoding E3 SUMO-protein ligase SIZ1 isoform X2 — protein MSADSYGFARKLDLICCRRVRPRPPAPSSLLFPDGAVPISSHSSSPNQTPNSHRSDSDSPTPAAATCSGSGLAAMASTCKDKLAYFRIKELKDVLAHLNLPKHGKKQELVDRILALLSDDQGQWHLGRGHKNVSSKEVVAGVVDDIYSKMQVHGPPDLLSQTQVGLDFNHRKPRMEQEHSCQSDTNSRCLCGQPFVLGNVVKCDDCQVQQHMACVLIPEKPTEGLVPEVPAHFYCQLCRLSRADPFWVTTGYPLLPVRLMFSDIANDGRNVSQSVDKTFLLSRSEMQTVQGAEYDIQVWCMLLNDKVQFRMHWPQYAELQVNGIQVRVVPRPISQLLGNNGRDDGPVITTLCREGQNKIFLSSVDTRQFCFGIRIARRRTVDQVLKLVPKEADGESFEDSLARVCRCLRGGNTTDDADSDSDLEVVADFFPVSLRCPNSGSRIRTAGRFKTCAHMGSFDLQTFVELNQRSRKWQCPTCLKNYSVESMIIDRYFNRITSLVQNCSEDVTEIDVKPDGSWRVKGDVEDIELAQWHLPDGSLCNVKQDSNLVAGDVNQFKEGGSYDGSESSKIGSKGNLDLNGFWEVSKADDIKPSMAVSQIKNIEYNVPNIVPMSSSHTGVYRDGDYLSVSECSTQFGLSLINGHELDSFSHKFGQMYKTDDRPQKQLKDADVIVLSDSDEENALVVSPPAAYDTDTANIDGFGFSVTAGRVAENCQEAGEVGRLGLFSDNSDIFDINPWPMHSCTQPEQGFHFFGTDIDAANTLVDSRNFSDVALNAYTHDCNADTSMVHDLSNCDGRTKSLVDNLLPFNNDDSSLRIFLPSQPSSVPAREERNECDSMSNGVQHDGWISLSLGAGGGGNEQSETAHTLNPQPQIPLKERSDAGSLLSLNDDRYNKDTSNTRAGNLFSHALEPRSVKPRLRLSIDGDSE, from the exons ATGAGCGCGGATTCGTACGGCTTTGCGAGAAAACTGGATTTGATTTGCTGCCGACGCGTCCGTCCCCGTCCCCCCGCGCcgtcttctcttctctttcccgACGGCGCCGTCCCAATCTCGTCTCACTCCTCCTCACCAAACCAAACCCCAAATTCGCATCGATCCGACTCCGATTcaccgacgccggcggccgccacaTGCTCTGGATCGGGCCTCGCCGCCATGGCTTCCACCTGCAAG GATAAGCTGGCCTACTTTAGGATCAAGGAGCTCAAGGATGTCCTGGCGCACCTCAACCTACCCAAGCACGGGAAGAAGCAG GAACTCGTCGACAGGATCCTCGCGCTGCTCTCGGACGATCAAG GCCAGTGGCATCTTGGACGAGGGCACAAAAACGTGTCCAGCAAGGAGGTAGTGGCAGGAGTAGTTGATGATATTTACAG CAAGATGCAAGTGCATGGTCCTCCCGATCTGTTATCTCAGACCCAGGTTGGGCTAGATTTCAACCATAGAAAACCCAGAATGGAACAAGAGCACTCTTGCCAGTCGGACACCAACTCTCGCTGCCTTTGTGGTCAACCATTTGTTCTTGGGAATGTGGTCAAG TGTGACGATTGCCAAGTACAGCAGCATATGGCCTGTGTACTAATTCCAGAGAAGCCTACAGAGGGTTTAGTACCTGAAGTTCCTGCCCATTTCTATTGTCAGTTGTGTCGGCTAAGCCGAGCAGACCC ATTTTGGGTGACTACTGGATATCCATTACTACCTGTGAGACTGATGTTCTCAGATATTGCAAATGATGG AAGGAATGTTTCTCAGAGTGTGGATAAAACATTTCTACTCTCTCGATCTGAGATGCAAACTGTTCAGGGAGCTGAATATGATATTCAG GTTTGGTGTATGCTTCTAAATGATAAAGTTCAGTTCAGGATGCACTGGCCTCAGTATGCAGAATTACAAGTAAATG GTATACAGGTGCGAGTAGTTCCCAGGCCTATTTCTCAGTTACTGGGGAATAACGGACGGGATGATGGGCCGGTG ATAACAACCTTGTGCCGAGAAGGAcagaataaaatatttttatcaAGTGTTGACACTCGacaattttgttttgggatCAGAatagcgaggaggaggacagtTGACCag GTTCTAAAGTTGGTGCCGAAGGAAGCTGATGGCGAGTCTTTTGAGGATTCTCTTGCTCGTGTTTGTCGCTGCCTCAGAGGTGGAAATACTACAGATGATGCTGACAGCGATAGTGATTTGGAAGTGGTTGCTGACTTCTTTCCAGTCAGCCTGCGTTGTCCT AATAGTGGATCCCGGATCAGGACCGCAGGAAGGTTCAAGACTTGTGCTCACATGGGTTCTTTTGATCTGCAAACTTTTGTAGAACTGAATCAACGGTCGCGGAAG TGGCAATGTCCAACATGTCTAAAGAATTATTCCGTTGAGAGCATGATCATTGATCGGTATTTCAATCGAATCACTTCTCTG GTTCAGAATTGCAGTGAAGATGTTACTGAGATAGATGTGAAGCCTGATGGCTCTTGGCGTGTGAAGGGTGATGTTGAAGATATTGAATTAGCTCAATGGCACTTGCCTGATGGTTCCCTTTGCAATGTGAAACAAGACAGTAATCTTGTTGCTGGTGATGTAAACCAGTTTAAGGAAGGTGGTAGTTATGATGGATCTGAAAGTTCAAAAATTGGAAGCAAGGGAAATCTAGATCTTAATGGATTCTGGGAAGTTAGTAAAGCTGATGACATAAAGCCCTCGATGGCTGTAAGtcaaattaaaaatattgAATACAATGTTCCGAACATTGTGCCTATGAGCAGCAGCCATACTGGGGTTTACAGAGATGGGGACTACCTTAGTGTGAGCGAGTGCAGCACACAGTTTGGTCTATCTTTGATAAATGGACATGAGCTAGATAGTTTCTCTCACAAGTTTGGTCAGATGTACAAAACAGATGATAGACCACAGAAACAGCTTAAAGATGCAGATGTCATTGTTCTCAGTGATTCTGATGAAGAAAATGCTTTGGTAGTATCTCCACCAGCTGCCTATGATACGGACACTGCTAACATTGATGGTTTCGGTTTTTCTGTCACTGCTGGAAGAGTTGCTGAAAATTGCCAGGAGGCTGGCGAAGTCGGGCGTCTTGGTTTGTTCAGTGACAACAGTGATATTTTTGACATAAATCCCTGGCCGATGCATTCCTGTACCCAGCCAGAGCAAGGCTTCCATTTCTTTGGAACTGATATTGATGCTGCAAATACTTTAGTTGATTCTCGTAATTTTTCTGACGTGGCACTAAATGCTTATACCCATGACTGTAATGCTGATACTTCTATGGTTCATGATCTTTCTAATTGTGATGGCCGCACGAAAAGCTTAGTTGATAACCTGTTGCCTTTCAACAATGATGATTCTTCTTTGCGAATTTTTCTTCCTAGCCAACCATCTAGTGTTCCTGCTCGGGAAGAACGGAATGAGTGTGATAGCATGTCAAATGGGGTCCAGCATGATGGTTGGATATCTCTTTCACTAGGTGCAGGTGGAGGTGGTAATGAACAGTCTGAGACAGCACATACTTTGAACCCACAACCGCAAATTCCATTGAAAGAGAGAAGTGATGCTG GTTCTCTTCTCAGCTTGAATGATGACAGGTATAACAAAGATACTTCCAATACAAGGGCTGGAAATCTATTTTCTCATGCACTGGAGCCTCGATCTGTTAAGCCTCGACTACGGCTATCAATTGACGGTGATTCTGAGTAG
- the LOC100846799 gene encoding probable serine/threonine-protein kinase PBL25 isoform X4, which translates to MSCFSCFKPPVAAAEEEDKAAPLPRRLSSRRGSVRRSSGAGGAGRPSNITSCSARSFTYAELAAATADFRADCLLGEGGFGRVYRGRLADGQLVAVKQLDLNGVQGNREFVVEVLMLSLLHHDNLVSLVGYCADGQQRLLVYEYMALGSLADHLLLLDNDNAAATTKPGLSWETRMRVALGAARGLEYLHETAHPAVIYRDLKSSNVLLDDAFCPKLSDFGLAKLGAGERSPRVMGTYGYCAPEYIRTGHLSVKSDVYSFGVLLLELVTGRRAVDSARPACEQVLVNWARPMFKDSKRYHELADPLLGGQFPGKDLSQAVAVAAMCLQDQASARPCMSDAAVALSFLAAAAAAQPLPLPHDDDQS; encoded by the coding sequence ATGAGCTGCTTCTCATGCTTCAAGCCACcggtggcggcagcggaggaggaggacaaggcAGCGCCATTGCCGAGGAGGCTCAGCTCGAGACGCGGCAGCGTACGACGCTCctcaggcgccggcggcgcagggCGGCCGAGCAACATCACCAGCTGCAGCGCCCGTTCCTTCACGTACGCCGAGCTCGCGGCCGCCACGGCCGACTTCCGCGCCGACTGCCTCCTCGGCGAGGGCGGCTTCGGGCGCGTGTACCGTGGCCGGCTCGCCGACGGGCAGCTTGTGGCCGTGAAGCAGCTGGACCTCAACGGCGTGCAGGGCAACCGGGAGTTCGTCGTGGAGGTTCTGATGCTGAGCCTCCTCCACCACGACAACCTGGTGAGCCTCGTCGGCTACTGCGCCGACGGCCAGCAGCGGCTCCTCGTCTACGAGTACATGGCCCTCGGCTCCCTCGccgaccacctcctcctcctcgacaaCGACAACGCAGCAGCGACAACCAAGCCTGGGCTGAGCTGGGAGACGAGGATGCGGGTGGCCCTGGGCGCGGCCCGTGGGCTGGAGTACCTCCACGAGACGGCCCACCCGGCCGTCATCTACCGGGACCTCAAGTCCTCcaacgtcctcctcgacgacgcctTCTGCCCTAAGCTCTCCGACTTCGGGCTGGCCAagctcggcgccggcgagcgctCGCCGCGCGTCATGGGCACCTACGGCTACTGCGCGCCCGAGTACATCCGGACGGGCCACCTCAGCGTCAAGTCCGACGTCTACAGCTTCGGcgtgctcttgctggagctCGTCACGGGCCGCCGGGCCGTCGACTCGGCCCGCCCGGCCTGCGAGCAGGTGCTGGTCAACTGGGCCAGGCCCATGTTCAAGGACAGCAAGAGGTACCACGAGCTGGCTGACCCGCTGCTTGGTGGCCAATTCCCGGGCAAGGACCTCAGCcaggccgtcgccgtcgccgccatgtGCCTGCAGGACCAGGCGTCGGCGCGGCCATGCATGagcgacgccgccgtcgcgctctccttcctcgccgccgccgccgccgcacagcCCTTGCCTTTACCCCATGACGACGATCAAAGCTAG
- the LOC100822951 gene encoding tetraspanin-6 gives MMNHHLGGRHQQQQLPYHLSNTLIGYLNLATLLASIPIIGAGLWLAHASSSSPSSSTTCQSALQTPLIAIGFVSLLTSLPGFIGARYHVAWALRLYLALLLLLVLSLLGATAFGLAVTAGGGGTPVPGRPYREYRLRDYSPWMRRQVETDKLWRPALACVVGSGACPRMAAWTPMDYMEHDLTPVQSGCCKPPTACTYGTGSNGGSLQQTQVQVQEADCYRWGNDPGVLCYGCESCRAGVLEQLRRHCHGLTLLNAALLLVLIVVCAVGCCAFRNARRTELAAYGGMAKIHPRWDYFCARWWRGRREQLY, from the exons atgatGAACCACCACCTGGGCGGgcggcaccagcagcagcagctgccatACCACCTGAGCAACACTCTGATCGGCTACCTCAACCTGGCCACGCTCCTCGCCTCCATCCCTATCATCGGCGCCGGCCTCTGGCTCGCCCACGCCTCATCTTCTTCGCCGTCGTCCTCAACAACATGCCAGTCGGCGCTCCAGACGCCGCTCATCGCCATCGGCTTCGTGTCCCTGCTAACCTCGCTCCCGGGCTTCATCGGCGCGCGCTACCacgtggcctgggcgctgcggCTCTACCTagccctgctcctcctcctcgtcctctccCTGCTCGGCGCCACCGCCTTCGGCCTCGCCGtcacggccggcggcggcgggacccCCGTCCCCGGCCGGCCGTACCGGGAGTACCGGCTCAGGGACTACTCGCCGTGGATGCGGCGGCAGGTGGAGACGGACAAGCTCTGGCGGCCGGCGCTGGCCTGCGTGGTGGGCTCTGGCGCCTGCCCGAGGATGGCGGCCTGGACGCCCATGGACTACATGGAGCACGATCTCACCCCGGTCCAGTCCGGTTGCTGCAAGCCGCCCACGGCCTGCACCTACGGCACCGGCAGCAATGGCGGATCTCTGCAGCAGACACAGGTTCAGGTGCAGGAGGCGGACTGCTACCGGTGGGGGAACGACCCCGGGGTGCTGTGCTACGGCTGCGAGTCGTGCAGGGCCGGCGTGCTGGAGCAGCTGCGGCGGCACTGCCATGGCCTCACCTTGCTGAAcgccgcgctgctgctggtgctcaTCGTCGTCTGCGCCGTCGGGTGCTGCGCGTTCCGGAACGCAAGGCGGACCGAGCTCGCGGCATACGGCGGCATGGCCAAGATCCACCCCAGATGGGACTACTTCTG cgCAAGGTGGTGGCGTGGCCGAAGAGAACAGCTCTATTAA